The Sulfurovum sp. UBA12169 genome has a segment encoding these proteins:
- a CDS encoding ammonium transporter, which translates to METHYVIDTLFAIFAMTLIVLMVPGFAMLEAGLVRTKNVTAVLTVNVMIYAIASMAFLLAGYTYAFGGWDYQDGISKWAFFMFQMAFVGKTINIMSGGVSERSRIMPLTLFTLIMAAFIYPTIVNLTWGTNFLNDTVLDISSMYDLAGSTVIHSTGGWALLAAILIMGARRGKYKNGKIHVIPASNIPLVTLGGLLLWIGWFGFNGGSVGSISSKESADTVALTIMNTNTAGLAGAIISWALMYIRYKKFDITMILNGALGGLVSITAGPDLYGIYTPILIGGIGGALVVFAVPIFDKLQLDDPVGALSVHLVNGIWGTLAVGIFTDKPLLGQVKGVLVVGLFVFVVSFLSIYVINRLVRLRADDEEQLEGLDDSQCGMDAYPEFKRSI; encoded by the coding sequence ATGGAAACACATTATGTTATAGACACTCTTTTTGCAATTTTTGCCATGACGCTTATTGTCTTAATGGTACCGGGTTTTGCAATGCTGGAAGCAGGACTGGTCCGAACAAAAAACGTAACAGCAGTACTTACGGTCAATGTCATGATCTATGCGATTGCCTCCATGGCTTTTTTGCTCGCAGGGTACACCTATGCTTTTGGAGGATGGGATTATCAGGACGGGATCAGCAAGTGGGCATTTTTTATGTTTCAAATGGCATTCGTTGGAAAAACGATCAATATTATGAGCGGAGGTGTCAGTGAACGTTCGCGCATCATGCCTCTAACGCTTTTTACTCTCATAATGGCAGCTTTTATCTATCCTACTATTGTGAACCTTACGTGGGGAACCAATTTCCTTAACGATACAGTTCTGGATATTTCAAGCATGTATGATTTGGCAGGATCCACCGTGATTCATTCAACAGGAGGATGGGCACTTTTGGCGGCAATCTTAATTATGGGGGCCAGAAGAGGAAAATACAAAAATGGAAAAATACATGTTATTCCTGCGTCCAATATCCCTCTTGTAACGCTCGGCGGATTGCTCTTGTGGATAGGATGGTTCGGTTTTAACGGAGGAAGCGTAGGAAGCATTTCAAGCAAAGAAAGTGCAGATACGGTGGCACTCACCATCATGAACACCAACACGGCAGGACTTGCAGGCGCAATCATCTCCTGGGCACTCATGTATATTCGCTATAAAAAATTCGATATTACCATGATTCTCAATGGTGCCCTCGGGGGTCTTGTTTCCATTACTGCAGGACCGGATCTCTATGGAATTTACACTCCTATTCTTATCGGAGGTATCGGAGGTGCATTGGTAGTGTTTGCCGTACCTATTTTTGACAAACTGCAATTAGATGACCCCGTAGGTGCACTTTCTGTTCATCTTGTGAATGGTATTTGGGGTACGCTTGCTGTTGGTATTTTTACAGACAAACCGCTTTTAGGACAAGTCAAAGGGGTACTTGTTGTAGGTTTGTTTGTTTTTGTGGTATCATTCCTGAGTATTTATGTTATCAACAGATTGGTCAGACTTCGTGCAGATGATGAAGAACAACTAGAGGGTCTTGATGACAGCCAATGCGGTATGGATGCATATCCGGAATTTAAACGCAGTATTTAA
- a CDS encoding ferrochelatase — MKQALFLLNMGGPSNIPEVKLFLQNMFSDKNILPVNPLARKLIGTIIVKKRLHEAEENYQALGGKSPLLELTIKLIEKLQSKLNMPIYPAMRYVPPFATESLEKCKEEGIEELILFPLYPQYSTTTTLSSYEDIQERCSALGYAPKLTLIDPYYDEYEYIEASCEKILEAIDGKESKLYDLLLSAHGLPVSIIEAGDPYQRHVEANVSAIKIYLKAKGIEFNSIKLVYQSKVGPSAWLEPSLADILRNPTNKKVVIYPLAFTIDNSETVYELGIEHAEIARKIKYEDYKVASCMNDSDKFVEFIVQKVKLAQGNYSKTEKTR, encoded by the coding sequence ATGAAACAAGCACTTTTTCTTCTTAATATGGGGGGGCCAAGCAATATACCGGAAGTAAAACTTTTTTTACAAAATATGTTTTCGGATAAAAATATTTTACCCGTAAATCCTCTGGCACGGAAGCTCATTGGTACAATTATTGTGAAAAAAAGATTGCATGAGGCCGAAGAAAATTATCAAGCACTGGGAGGAAAATCCCCCTTGCTTGAATTAACAATAAAACTGATTGAAAAATTACAGTCAAAATTGAATATGCCTATTTACCCTGCAATGCGCTATGTGCCGCCCTTTGCGACAGAATCGCTTGAGAAATGCAAAGAAGAGGGCATTGAAGAGCTTATTTTATTTCCGCTTTATCCGCAATATTCCACCACCACTACACTCTCTTCCTATGAAGATATTCAAGAACGTTGCAGCGCGTTAGGCTATGCCCCGAAACTGACTTTGATTGATCCGTATTACGATGAGTATGAATACATAGAAGCCAGCTGCGAAAAAATCCTTGAAGCGATTGACGGAAAAGAGAGCAAGCTGTATGACCTGCTGCTTTCAGCTCATGGATTACCTGTGAGCATTATCGAAGCAGGCGACCCCTACCAAAGACACGTAGAAGCCAATGTCAGTGCAATCAAAATTTATCTTAAAGCAAAAGGTATTGAGTTTAACAGTATTAAACTAGTCTATCAGTCGAAAGTGGGTCCTTCGGCTTGGCTTGAGCCGAGTCTGGCGGATATTTTGCGCAACCCGACGAATAAAAAAGTGGTTATTTATCCTTTGGCTTTTACCATCGACAACTCCGAAACGGTATATGAGTTGGGAATAGAACATGCAGAGATTGCAAGAAAAATAAAATATGAAGACTATAAGGTGGCTTCCTGCATGAATGACAGTGATAAATTTGTAGAATTTATTGTTCAAAAAGTGAAACTGGCCCAAGGCAACTATTCTAAAACAGAGAAAACGAGGTAG
- a CDS encoding pilus (MSHA type) biogenesis protein MshL, which produces MKKVQKKGINFFVAFGLFLGMFNVLNADECSTKLFSVTVDSKLSIGDVIENLADTCSLSVIVKDDAAKMRMNKKLYYVKLKNSTLKGFLNTILKDNDLHYTLIGNKLEISYLITRTFRIHYISGKRTGKSNAHVTIANSNNAAASTGGGTQEGGTGATSRTGISIESNDEFVFWQTVEKEIQRILIGAGDGSTHYAKTGQGWTGPDGQVWEYNPLAPIINAEAGMVTVTGTDQQINRVARYIDTLSQQIKSQVLIDVRILTVTFDDSKTTGVDWSQLYGLQNVTVNSLAMAQKNISSFTFDNVDGITDATFAEDTRPRNGQLINITGRTEVSDVVKFLGTQGDVKSISSPRVMTLNNQPALISVGKELFYKIKSATTTTSGGGTSAAEGELVDSVFAGILLDITPEIDANGMITLKINPSISDTVEAVQSDSGVRTIPPDLIRRQIASVIKVKDGEHAILGGLISSKSGVEINKVPLLGDLPLLEYAFKNEKKINTIEELVLIITPHVVKNSKSVSLKDLGYSKVNEK; this is translated from the coding sequence ATGAAAAAAGTACAGAAAAAAGGGATAAATTTTTTTGTTGCATTTGGTCTATTTTTGGGAATGTTTAATGTTTTAAATGCCGACGAATGTTCCACAAAATTATTTAGCGTAACTGTTGATAGCAAATTAAGCATAGGCGACGTGATTGAAAATCTAGCCGATACATGCAGTTTGTCGGTTATTGTAAAAGATGACGCAGCCAAAATGAGAATGAACAAGAAGCTTTACTATGTGAAATTAAAAAACAGCACCCTGAAAGGTTTTTTAAATACAATTCTTAAAGATAACGACCTCCACTATACATTGATCGGAAACAAACTGGAAATTTCATATTTAATCACGCGAACATTTCGTATTCACTATATTTCCGGAAAAAGAACAGGAAAAAGCAATGCGCATGTAACCATCGCAAATTCAAATAATGCAGCTGCTTCAACCGGAGGCGGCACTCAAGAGGGAGGAACCGGTGCAACAAGCAGAACGGGCATCTCAATTGAAAGCAATGATGAATTTGTTTTTTGGCAAACCGTTGAAAAAGAGATTCAGCGTATTCTGATAGGCGCGGGAGACGGAAGCACGCATTATGCTAAAACCGGTCAGGGATGGACAGGTCCTGACGGTCAGGTATGGGAATACAATCCATTGGCCCCAATTATCAATGCGGAAGCAGGGATGGTAACAGTAACGGGAACTGATCAGCAGATCAACAGGGTTGCAAGATATATAGACACCCTTTCTCAGCAGATTAAATCACAGGTACTGATAGATGTACGCATTTTAACAGTGACTTTTGATGACAGTAAAACAACAGGTGTTGACTGGTCGCAACTTTACGGATTGCAGAACGTTACGGTCAACTCTTTGGCAATGGCGCAAAAAAATATAAGCTCTTTCACTTTTGACAATGTAGACGGTATTACGGATGCAACATTTGCTGAAGATACAAGACCGCGCAACGGCCAACTGATAAATATTACAGGAAGAACCGAAGTGTCTGATGTGGTAAAATTTTTAGGTACGCAAGGCGATGTAAAGTCTATCTCCAGCCCAAGGGTAATGACGCTGAACAACCAGCCGGCACTGATCAGTGTCGGAAAAGAACTGTTTTATAAGATAAAATCAGCCACGACAACCACAAGCGGAGGCGGCACGAGTGCAGCAGAAGGAGAGTTGGTTGATTCTGTTTTTGCCGGAATATTGCTTGATATTACACCCGAGATTGATGCAAACGGCATGATTACGCTAAAGATCAATCCTTCTATTTCCGATACAGTAGAAGCAGTACAAAGCGATTCGGGTGTCAGAACAATCCCGCCTGACTTGATAAGAAGACAGATCGCTTCTGTTATCAAGGTAAAAGACGGAGAGCATGCGATATTGGGGGGATTGATTTCTTCTAAATCCGGTGTTGAAATCAATAAGGTACCGCTATTGGGGGATTTGCCTTTGTTGGAGTATGCATTTAAAAACGAAAAAAAGATCAATACGATTGAAGAGTTGGTATTAATTATTACACCCCATGTTGTAAAAAATTCTAAATCGGTGTCACTCAAAGATTTGGGTTATTCAAAAGTTAATGAAAAGTAG
- a CDS encoding ammonium transporter, whose translation MKFKALSLLTAFLPIAAFAEDKLNSGDTAWMMISVALVFLMTPAGLALFYSGMTRSKNTLNTFAMVTGAFILTMVLWIFAGYSIAFGTASNAMMQNVAGGLGNMMLEGIKWTDLSGSYPTYVFVIFQGTFAAITVAIASGSVIGRMKFSSWLVFVALWGLMVYAPIAHMVWGGEGALLFDEGALDFAGGTVVHMNGGLAGLVLALLVGKRTGYLKTPMKPYSVLLSAAGAALLWFGWYGFNGGSAFGANAVAGLAVLTTTVAAAVGGVTWMLLEWIIFKKPTLLGIASGIVAGLVAVTPAAGFVSAGGAFIIGSFGSIIGFFGVVWLKKKFGYDDSLDAFGIHFLAGLWGAIATGIFALDDKDLLWDGPLKESSDRMQQIFVQCESVLAVGLFTLIGTIVVYFIASAITGGARVNIQTEEIGLDESIHGEKAMNL comes from the coding sequence ATGAAGTTCAAAGCTTTATCTCTCTTGACAGCATTTTTGCCTATTGCGGCATTTGCAGAAGACAAACTAAATTCAGGTGACACCGCATGGATGATGATATCCGTAGCGCTTGTTTTTTTGATGACACCCGCAGGCCTGGCATTGTTTTACAGCGGCATGACAAGGAGCAAAAATACACTTAACACATTTGCGATGGTTACAGGCGCTTTTATTCTCACTATGGTTTTATGGATTTTTGCAGGATACTCTATTGCCTTTGGCACTGCATCGAATGCAATGATGCAAAATGTGGCCGGAGGATTGGGAAACATGATGCTTGAGGGCATCAAATGGACAGATTTGAGCGGATCATATCCTACGTATGTTTTTGTTATTTTTCAAGGCACTTTCGCCGCAATTACCGTAGCTATTGCTTCGGGATCAGTCATTGGGCGCATGAAATTCTCTTCATGGCTGGTATTTGTAGCGCTCTGGGGCCTTATGGTCTATGCCCCTATTGCACATATGGTTTGGGGAGGAGAAGGGGCATTGCTTTTTGATGAAGGCGCACTTGATTTTGCAGGAGGGACCGTAGTACATATGAATGGCGGTTTGGCCGGCTTAGTACTTGCTCTCCTGGTAGGAAAAAGAACAGGTTACCTCAAAACTCCGATGAAACCCTACAGCGTCTTGCTCTCGGCAGCAGGTGCAGCACTGCTTTGGTTTGGATGGTACGGGTTTAACGGAGGTTCTGCATTTGGCGCAAATGCAGTTGCGGGTTTAGCCGTACTGACTACAACCGTTGCGGCGGCTGTTGGCGGTGTAACATGGATGCTGCTTGAATGGATTATTTTCAAAAAACCAACACTTCTTGGCATTGCTTCGGGTATTGTGGCAGGCCTTGTTGCCGTTACGCCTGCGGCTGGGTTTGTAAGTGCCGGGGGTGCATTCATTATCGGATCATTTGGCTCGATCATCGGGTTCTTTGGGGTGGTGTGGCTCAAAAAAAAGTTTGGGTACGATGACAGCCTTGATGCTTTTGGAATCCATTTCTTGGCAGGTCTTTGGGGTGCGATTGCAACCGGTATCTTTGCACTGGACGACAAAGATCTGTTATGGGACGGACCGCTCAAAGAAAGCAGCGATCGAATGCAGCAGATTTTTGTACAATGCGAATCAGTCCTGGCAGTAGGTCTCTTTACGCTTATTGGTACCATTGTTGTTTATTTTATTGCATCGGCTATTACCGGCGGTGCCCGTGTAAATATTCAGACTGAAGAGATCGGCCTGGACGAAAGCATTCATGGCGAAAAAGCAATGAATTTATAA
- a CDS encoding AAA family ATPase, with protein sequence MKSRYEAAKNVFIDSIDIDDYIELDSAKSAYGRLQHSLDKPLKMILLFGRPGTGKSILLNRIFTKLKYQKEIYYFDTPSVTEKEFFHKLFKVLTKQDLPRNTEVNFSALVNFCKELRGKREIIILLDEAQMYGPQMMEKIRLLSDSRSVKFVVSLHKTEDEDLIAKEHFQSRIWEVIELKNATKEDQTAYVHKKLLKKNLFEIANSIKEKDMKLIHTFTQGNYRECNKLLFTIFEICEYYDKNEPIKINYEKIPKRIIEMAALKLGYIHV encoded by the coding sequence ATGAAAAGTAGATATGAGGCCGCCAAAAATGTATTCATCGATTCTATAGATATCGATGATTACATAGAACTTGATTCCGCCAAGTCGGCATACGGGAGGTTGCAGCACAGCCTTGATAAACCGTTAAAGATGATTTTGCTTTTCGGTAGGCCCGGCACAGGCAAAAGTATACTCCTTAATCGTATTTTTACAAAATTAAAATATCAAAAAGAGATTTATTATTTTGATACCCCTTCTGTTACAGAGAAAGAATTTTTCCATAAATTATTTAAAGTTTTAACCAAGCAGGATCTGCCACGCAACACAGAAGTCAATTTTTCCGCATTGGTCAACTTTTGTAAAGAGTTAAGAGGCAAAAGAGAAATTATTATCCTCCTTGATGAGGCTCAAATGTATGGCCCTCAGATGATGGAAAAAATCAGGCTCCTTTCTGATAGCAGAAGTGTAAAGTTTGTTGTCTCTCTGCATAAGACGGAGGATGAGGATCTTATTGCCAAAGAGCATTTTCAATCCCGTATTTGGGAAGTTATTGAATTGAAGAATGCAACCAAAGAAGACCAGACTGCTTATGTGCACAAAAAATTGCTTAAAAAAAATCTTTTTGAAATTGCAAACAGCATTAAAGAAAAAGATATGAAATTGATTCATACTTTCACGCAAGGAAATTATAGAGAATGCAATAAGCTGCTTTTTACCATTTTTGAAATTTGTGAATATTATGATAAAAATGAGCCGATTAAAATCAATTATGAAAAGATACCAAAACGCATTATCGAAATGGCAGCATTGAAATTAGGATATATTCATGTATGA
- a CDS encoding general secretion pathway protein GspE: protein MVKIIEMMLAENVITKDAVSVLIKSRPPKKISIANLINENVIDLQTVETFLVKKIRQGAISLSHLEMIDGINIDPIVKEVANVLRVEYIDLDEVEIDMHLFSKIPYRQLLKFHAIPIEEGELSVLVVFDDPLDMAAQDAIQRLFPKKPMRIAIARPQQIQKHLQRLEINESIKGLVADIRKDLNQEGIAEEGDESPAVLKLIDIILKSAIYIGASDIHIEASEKNCIVRERIDGLLRQSFTFDKDIFNPLASRMKLLSNLDIAEKRKPQDGRFSATITKKDFDFRVSSLPTIYGESIVLRILDKSKAMIRLEEAGMSKFCYDRFTESIKVPYGIILVTGPTGSGKTTTLYGALNAIKDIKDKIITVEDPVEYQMSGLQQVQVHPAIGLTFANILRSILRQDPDKIMIGEIRDQETLRIAIQAALTGHLVLSTLHTNDALSAVIRILDMGIESYLVSGALVAIQAQRLVRKICKHCKEETVLPEALLRDIQEYLPQNPVFYKGAGCKECGHSGYAGREMISEVLTISETFSRMIAAAAPKEEMARQAVKEGFITMFEDGIHKALEGKTTIEEIYRVAKL, encoded by the coding sequence ATGGTGAAAATCATTGAAATGATGCTTGCTGAAAACGTAATTACAAAGGATGCTGTTTCTGTATTGATAAAAAGCAGACCTCCTAAAAAAATTTCTATCGCCAATCTTATCAATGAAAATGTGATTGATTTGCAAACCGTAGAAACATTTTTGGTTAAAAAAATAAGACAGGGCGCCATTTCATTGTCTCATTTGGAAATGATAGACGGTATTAATATTGATCCCATTGTTAAAGAGGTTGCAAACGTTTTGCGCGTAGAATATATTGATTTGGATGAAGTTGAAATAGATATGCATCTTTTTTCAAAAATACCCTATAGGCAGTTGCTTAAATTTCATGCAATCCCCATAGAAGAGGGCGAACTGAGTGTATTGGTTGTTTTTGATGATCCTTTGGATATGGCAGCACAGGATGCAATTCAGCGTCTTTTTCCAAAGAAACCTATGCGCATCGCTATTGCTAGGCCCCAGCAGATACAAAAACACTTGCAGCGCCTGGAAATCAATGAGAGTATTAAAGGTTTGGTCGCTGATATTCGTAAAGATTTAAATCAGGAAGGGATTGCCGAAGAGGGGGATGAATCTCCTGCTGTTTTAAAATTGATTGATATTATTCTTAAGTCGGCCATTTATATCGGTGCAAGTGATATACATATTGAGGCAAGTGAAAAAAACTGTATAGTCAGAGAACGTATAGATGGACTTTTGCGTCAAAGTTTTACATTTGATAAAGATATTTTCAATCCCCTTGCTTCACGCATGAAATTGCTTTCAAATTTGGATATTGCAGAAAAAAGAAAGCCTCAAGACGGCAGATTTTCGGCGACTATCACCAAAAAAGATTTTGATTTCAGGGTGTCTAGTCTGCCCACTATTTATGGCGAATCAATTGTTTTGAGAATTTTGGATAAATCAAAAGCCATGATACGGCTAGAAGAGGCAGGGATGAGTAAATTCTGCTATGACCGATTTACCGAATCCATTAAAGTGCCTTACGGGATCATATTGGTAACAGGACCAACCGGTTCTGGTAAAACTACAACCCTCTATGGTGCACTCAATGCCATTAAAGATATAAAAGATAAGATTATTACCGTTGAAGACCCTGTAGAGTATCAGATGAGCGGACTGCAGCAGGTTCAAGTGCATCCTGCTATCGGACTTACCTTTGCCAATATTTTACGATCTATCCTTAGGCAGGATCCCGATAAGATCATGATAGGGGAAATTCGTGACCAAGAAACTTTGCGCATCGCTATACAGGCTGCTTTGACAGGCCACCTGGTTCTTTCTACTTTGCATACCAACGATGCACTGTCTGCTGTGATAAGAATTTTAGACATGGGGATAGAGTCGTACTTGGTAAGCGGAGCACTCGTAGCCATACAGGCGCAGAGGCTTGTAAGAAAAATATGCAAGCACTGCAAAGAGGAGACAGTGCTTCCTGAGGCTCTTTTGAGGGATATTCAAGAGTATCTTCCTCAAAATCCTGTTTTTTATAAAGGCGCAGGGTGTAAAGAGTGCGGACACAGTGGCTACGCGGGTCGCGAAATGATTTCAGAAGTGCTGACCATCAGTGAAACCTTTTCCAGAATGATTGCTGCAGCAGCTCCAAAAGAGGAAATGGCAAGACAGGCTGTTAAAGAGGGATTTATTACGATGTTTGAAGATGGTATACACAAAGCCTTGGAAGGCAAAACAACCATAGAAGAAATTTATAGGGTAGCGAAACTGTAA
- a CDS encoding Fis family transcriptional regulator — protein MEQFYTKSEQIQNIIKGLNLTRTLFVSSIILGEAHTGKKTLVRTLFPDTTTVSGTNQKEVEDALKEYDELIITDFEKLNNQNKFQFDNKRVIAVANHTGNQEIIDKLFAFIYMLPPLRDRTEDARYMKALFFKEACTVLMKDEHSLSLESIATDLSDNNQSLKKSVYEQVIYRNMHPKEIEQVLYTYLLEHLEGNNAYKEYLGLYEKPLIEAGLKKFRSQLQLSQVLGINRNTLRKKIYEYRID, from the coding sequence ATGGAACAATTTTATACCAAATCTGAGCAAATACAAAATATTATCAAAGGGCTCAATCTTACAAGAACGCTTTTTGTCTCCTCTATTATCCTAGGAGAAGCGCATACAGGAAAAAAAACATTGGTACGTACTCTTTTTCCTGACACAACAACTGTTTCCGGCACCAATCAAAAAGAGGTGGAAGACGCACTTAAGGAGTATGATGAGCTGATTATCACTGATTTTGAAAAATTAAACAATCAAAATAAATTTCAATTTGACAACAAACGCGTTATTGCTGTAGCCAATCACACAGGGAACCAAGAGATCATTGATAAGCTTTTTGCATTTATCTACATGCTGCCTCCTTTAAGAGACAGAACGGAAGACGCCCGCTATATGAAAGCACTTTTTTTTAAAGAAGCCTGCACGGTACTGATGAAAGATGAACATTCCCTCTCTTTGGAAAGTATCGCGACGGACCTTTCTGACAACAACCAAAGTCTCAAAAAATCTGTCTACGAACAGGTAATCTACCGCAACATGCACCCCAAAGAGATTGAGCAGGTTTTATACACCTATCTCTTGGAGCATTTGGAAGGAAATAATGCCTATAAAGAGTATCTTGGGCTCTATGAAAAACCTCTTATTGAAGCAGGACTAAAAAAATTCAGATCACAGCTTCAGCTTTCACAGGTTTTAGGCATCAACAGAAATACTCTGAGGAAAAAAATATATGAATACCGTATCGATTGA
- the kdsB gene encoding 3-deoxy-manno-octulosonate cytidylyltransferase: MIIVPARIGSSRFPNKVLAEIGGIPMVIRTAMAVDSIDKVVIATDSQEVIAIAKEYGIDAVMTSEHHQSGTDRIYEAVQKLGLPGNEIVINVQGDEPFIETDVVRAIYHLTQKNKDEKEIMMNSCYKYISNPEADDPNLVKVVTDRDDIALYFSRAKIPYPRDHHFDHYKGHLGIYGFTVNSLELFCSLPPAPLEHIEKLEQLRALYHGYKIAMTEVQTQSFGIDTPEDLERAVKHHRL, from the coding sequence ATGATTATTGTTCCGGCTCGCATAGGTTCCAGCCGCTTTCCAAATAAAGTATTAGCAGAGATCGGGGGTATCCCCATGGTGATACGCACTGCGATGGCGGTTGACAGTATAGACAAGGTTGTGATCGCTACGGATTCACAAGAAGTTATAGCTATCGCAAAAGAGTACGGTATTGATGCTGTCATGACTTCCGAACACCACCAAAGCGGCACAGACCGTATTTATGAGGCTGTGCAAAAACTTGGTCTGCCCGGTAATGAAATTGTTATCAATGTTCAAGGAGATGAGCCTTTTATAGAGACAGATGTGGTGAGAGCCATCTATCATCTGACACAAAAAAACAAAGATGAAAAAGAAATCATGATGAATTCATGCTATAAATACATCTCAAATCCTGAAGCGGATGATCCCAATCTTGTCAAAGTGGTTACAGACAGAGATGATATCGCCCTTTACTTTTCTAGAGCCAAAATACCTTACCCCAGAGACCATCATTTCGATCACTATAAAGGACATCTTGGCATTTATGGCTTTACTGTTAACTCGTTAGAACTATTTTGCTCACTTCCTCCGGCTCCCCTTGAGCATATAGAAAAACTAGAACAGCTTCGCGCTCTTTATCACGGCTACAAAATAGCCATGACAGAAGTGCAAACACAAAGTTTTGGGATAGACACTCCCGAAGATCTAGAAAGAGCCGTTAAGCATCATAGGCTGTAA
- a CDS encoding type II secretion system protein F — MKYFNVTMMDKGKKRRELIKAKDKMSAIKSVKQKFPYTQVIKSEETSAPAGEILGNFFQGVRKSFKTKIPINDKISTIRQIAVMTNAGIAINDTLQDVADNTQNIQLKEIYTNIHNDINAGNSMSDAMEPYRNEFGHVALAMTKLGERTGNVPDSYYKLAGILENIRNNTAKFKKAIRTPLITLAAMAIAFTILIMVVVPKFKDIFAKFKTELPVPTQILLMLEHAFSHYGLYLLVGLIVMIVSIKYFYTNNEDFKYQIDKIMIHPRFYLINKAIFLSSMHKYNLVFSELVKAGIPVSEALNTAVGMVDNLAIKEQLLTVNANIGRGMNLAEAFEITGLYENMLLQMIRAGEAGGQLDAMLEKVTEYYDMQFQELIDNLATYIEPIMLFFIAGLVLLMALGIFMPMWDLGKAVKGR; from the coding sequence ATGAAATATTTTAATGTAACGATGATGGATAAGGGAAAAAAGCGCCGAGAGTTGATCAAGGCAAAAGATAAGATGTCGGCAATCAAATCGGTTAAACAAAAATTTCCGTATACACAGGTAATAAAATCTGAAGAAACATCAGCGCCGGCAGGCGAAATTTTAGGTAATTTTTTTCAAGGGGTCAGGAAATCATTTAAAACCAAAATTCCGATCAATGACAAAATATCAACCATACGACAAATAGCAGTTATGACCAATGCCGGCATTGCCATTAACGATACGTTGCAGGATGTTGCCGATAATACGCAAAATATACAGCTTAAAGAAATTTATACAAATATACACAACGATATCAATGCGGGAAACAGTATGTCCGATGCGATGGAGCCATATCGAAATGAGTTTGGGCATGTTGCACTTGCCATGACGAAGCTCGGAGAAAGAACAGGAAATGTTCCGGATTCTTATTATAAACTCGCCGGTATTTTAGAAAATATACGAAACAATACTGCCAAATTTAAAAAAGCCATCAGGACGCCTCTAATCACTTTAGCGGCTATGGCAATCGCATTCACAATACTTATTATGGTGGTTGTACCAAAATTTAAAGATATATTTGCAAAATTCAAAACAGAGCTGCCTGTGCCGACACAAATTCTTTTGATGCTGGAGCATGCTTTTAGCCACTATGGGCTCTATCTTCTTGTAGGGCTTATTGTAATGATTGTTTCTATAAAATATTTTTATACCAATAATGAGGATTTTAAATATCAAATAGATAAAATTATGATCCATCCGCGTTTTTATCTGATCAATAAAGCCATTTTCCTTTCTAGTATGCATAAATACAATCTTGTATTTAGTGAATTAGTCAAAGCAGGTATCCCTGTTTCTGAAGCACTCAATACAGCAGTAGGTATGGTGGACAACTTGGCAATTAAAGAACAATTGCTCACTGTCAATGCAAATATAGGCCGAGGGATGAACCTTGCTGAAGCATTTGAAATTACGGGTCTTTATGAAAATATGCTGCTGCAGATGATCAGGGCCGGAGAAGCAGGTGGGCAGCTTGATGCAATGCTGGAAAAAGTGACAGAATACTATGATATGCAGTTTCAAGAGCTGATTGACAATCTTGCGACGTATATTGAGCCTATTATGCTCTTCTTTATCGCAGGATTGGTATTGCTTATGGCTCTAGGGATTTTTATGCCGATGTGGGACCTTGGAAAAGCGGTTAAGGGCCGTTAA